aatattattgacggctagcctcatgaatattaacgccggctagatccacactagtaaAAATAGCCATCTGGTAAAGAATATTTGTATATGGCTTAAATATGTTTTTACTGTGAACCGAGATATCCGGGCTGTAAATTTTTCGAAATGTGCGTTCTTAACAATACTGACTTTCAAAGGTTAGAAGTTTTTCCTGTTATACCTAACCAACTTGCTGATTTATATTCTAATTAATTTACATTTGCACTAGAAATAAATAAAGATGCAACGCTTCGAAGGAGCGGCTCGTTTACAGTCGGAACACTTTGTTAAGTTATGTATCAAAGCAATTCTAAAAATTTAAGAATCACCACTTAATCCATTTAGCTATCAGATGAcaaatacataatttacaaaagTAAAGACCGTGAAAGTATAGAGAAGAAAACTATACCTTTGATTCGGTAAACcgcttttttttattctgttataAATGATTATATCATCACATAATTGTCtcttattttaaatgaattagctctcgccgcaaTATAGCCTTTTTATGCTAAGGCAGCGTAAGACAAACACTAATCAGTCAAtcttattgtaaatatttagaaCATAGGTATTCTCAAACCGTTTTTCTCGCATAACTtcttgtgatttaaaaaaaacttatgaagCGACATCCTTGTGCACATCACGTGTTTATGGGTTAAGAAACCATCGACTGGTATGCTTTGGACCAaaagttttgtataaataaatgttaaaaaataaactagTTAACTGGCATGGAGAATCAAttcttcatttaaatattttggattgcGCAATTCAAACTATCTTGTCAACGTGACAAATGTCGAAAATTGTGCATTGTTTTTGTTGTGTGATTCTCATCGATCCAGCATCGATCTATTAACCGGCAGAAACAATTTTGTCCAGTAGAGGCGAAACATACCGAAGGGATATTCAAGCTCTTAAGTCGAAATTATACTAACAAGGACATGACAAAGAGCGTCTTCGTTTGCTGTACGGGATGTATAGATACGCAACCACTTGGTTATAAAATATACCCTTATTTGCCCGTGGCAAACCAAACATCTTGCCTTCATCTCGGGCGGTTCTTATTACATGACCTATCTATTGTAtgtattgatgatttttttctcgTCCTGAGCATCCAAGAAACTTTTGCCAATGGACGGTCAGCAATCaataatcaatcgatcaatcactCATTTTATTTGGGTTTTATAAGTGAAGATAATTTAACGACATAATCGTTAACCAAAAATAGGACCAAGCGCGATAACTCTACTTAACAACATGAAATAGGTCGCACTCGCCAACTGTCCAACACATCGATATATAAACCTATCGAAAACCAGGCCTGACAGAACTCACTACTTTTTGAAATGTTATAACTTGTGTACCAATGATGCAACTCCGCCAGGCAATTTGTCTGTAAACACTGTTTTGGTGCTGTTTTGGccttattgtttgttttaaaaagctCTTCATGCTCTTGTTTGTCATGTTAATAAATTTCGTTTTTCAATCTTGTGTTTTCTATTATATAAGTTACGGCATTTCAATAAGAATTTGTATCTTATCTTTTTACCGATGTGCGTGTGTTTGGTTTAAATTTCCAGAGATTTCCATTGCAGCTCAAAAGAAGAAACATCGTTCATAATGAATGTTGTATCATGATCTGATAGCATTACCAGTTATATAAAGATAAGTTACGGCGGTTGAGTTAACGAAAATAGTAATAAAAAGACAACTGCGATAGTCCATTTTTCGTCAGTTTTAGttgtttaaattgatatttgtcGAACAAAGCTGCAGAACTCAAGAAGCATTGAGAAGTCTTGGTAAAAGCTGTAATATTTATGCTTTAATACTATGGTTGTTGTTATAACCTCGTTATaaccaatacaaaaaaaaatgaaaataatatactGTCTTTTGGCATGTTTGGTGTCTGTATGCTTTTTGGTGTTTTCTTGAAACATATGACTTGgctctgtacttgtacatcccgttaTTTTGCTATTGTGAAACAATTTTGTATtcgtgtctttcatttttgctaatctTCGTTtactatatgcctttttatggttctttgatacatatatgacgtggctctgtacttatacatcccgacattgtgttattgtacaaTGGCACATTTGTGTATTTcttgtctttattttttgttaatatgtttggtctatatgccagtggcaaatatttcttacAGGAAGGTTGGAAACTATGTTTACAATTCATTCCCGATTGTCACGTTAAAATTATTACTGAAAGACAATTTGTATCGGCATATATAACTGTAACATTCTGtttaataatattatacaattacaaaACAGGTATAAAAGTAGTAAGAGTTGCCTCTCTTAGCCTTTATAGTCTCTATATTTTATCTATATGTATGACAAATTTGAAACATAACAAAAGGAGAGACATAAAATTATCAACAGTATACATTGAAAAAAGGAATTACTGCATGACATATATTATGCTGAAGTTTGGCATAATGTCGGCTTTGAAGACATTTAGAACTCGTTCAACAAAATCTGAATATCGACTAAGTGACATTTGTAGCATTtataccattctcaattttatttccatCGATGCAATCAATTTGAGTCTTggaacaataaacatgataaatgtatcTGATTGCACGTAAAAAGCGGCGCTAAAGTATTTGTTTTACTATAAGTGGCGATTTCTCGAAACCCGCCGCCgtatatacaattccttgattatTAGTCTCacttgtgattttttttgtagcCAAATTTTTATTTCCCGCTTCTAGTTATCTGAAAAATAATAAGCTCTTTGTAGGTGATGTTATCAAGTATATTCTTCGTATTTTATGCTGTCGTATTATCGAAACTTgtcttttcaaatatattttgatcatcGAAAGCCTGAGAATTATCTAATTACACGGTGATGCTAGAAATAAATAAACAACGATCGAAAAATTATAAATCGATGAAGAATTTGAGAAAATGATTCATGAATTTGACTAATTTGTTTTTGTTGGTGTCATAAATCACGTGATTTCCAAAACTAAACTTTATATACCAAACggttgaattatatatatatttaaaaaaaaaaatagttgacgAAGTTTTAAGTATCTATTAGTATGTCATTCAATCAAAACATTGATCATTTTTAcgttattaaaactttaaatccAAATTTCTATGATTTTTACAGACCATTCGTGATTCTACAGATGTTTTGACACATAAAAGGTGACTGGTGAATAGAAATGTGGTACCTTtaggtcttcttccgaccggtaGAGTAAAACCTTTGTCAAAGGCGGGTGTCCAATGGTTTtgtaggatgtataaatacacaattATCATTCTCGATCAGAATGGGGATCGTTAAATGGTATAACTAGTGTATAGAGTGTCACGCTCTCTGTACGACTTAAGAACCCTTGTAACAATCATTTAGGGGTCTGTTTTTGGCGTAGTGGAAAGACTGAAATTCTTTTCCTCTCCATAAACCattattttccagtggcagtcaaaaCTTCCAGACCTTCATCCAGGTCGACACCATTACATAACCTATTTATTGTATGAATTGTTCATGTGTTATcatcctgaaaatgcatgaaatatttgctactggataTATAGCAGACATCACATATCAATATATTCCtgttttagatatatttagaatgaaattcaaaacagtgtggctgtggccattgattgacacattaaattcatccattgactgggacaatttacgagaacgtgtgtctgtaacaaccactgttcacgacgtacctacgatagacatttaaactgtggagtcaccaaaggtttcttaacgcctttaattataaaataattcgaaaaattgatcaggaataacctttatgttttgatttatacaattgatataaatcaaaacatcgtgttattcctgattaatttttcgaattactttaatAAGGTGTTGaggacctttggtgaccccatagtttaagtgtctttaaaaagtacatagtgagcagtggtcgttacatacaaacgttcacctaaattgccccagtcaatggatgaattcaatgtgtcaatcaatggccacagccacactgttttgaatttcattctatcgtTGCCTTACTGTTCAGCTCCTCGaatcaaattcaattttaatggAACAATTTATTcttaaatcattttacatttttgtctaTGGTTTATACCTTAAGGTGCCGCAAATTAAATTTAGTATCTTGTAGTTTTGAATCGAATATGTAACATCCACATATTTGCAAATTTTCAGTATTACTTTCACAGAATGtgtaatttaaatcattttagattttcaactggtaaaaatatatttttaggtgTATCGAATTGAAATTAGTCTCGTGTATAATTTACAATTGGAATTTACGTCATGTCCACACATAAACATGTTTTAGTTTTAATATCACGCAAATTAAGGTTGACTTTCCACTTAGAtcatcaaattttatttcaatggaaaatgcaatttattattaaattatttttttctattgctTATATTGCAAGTTGCATCAAATTGATTTTAGTATCTTGTAATTTTCCTTTGAATTTATGTAATACTCACACACTCACGAGTTTTCAGTATATATGTATATCACAAAATTTATTGTTGCATTACTGCTTTAGTTCCTCAAATTCAAATTTATTGTTTTAGTTTAATCGCTTAATATTCTAAGGTGCATCGACTTCAAGTTAGTAtcttgtagtttttttttttatcgaatttaTGATATATCTACACATTTAAAAGTCCTTGTATTACTTTCACTACAATTGTTGTTAATACCTTGCTGCCTTCATGTAGCtcctcatattttatttcaatggatcaatttttcttaaaatcattttAGATTTTTCAACGGCTTATTATGTAAGGTGCCTCGAATTTGTTCTAGTATCTTGTAAGTTAGCATCGAATTTACATAATCTCCACACATTTACAAGTTATTAGTGTTTCTTTCATATTGACATCtcaatttgttatatttgtattacCCGCAAGGATTTTGTCATATTCAGGTGATACTTAACATGGATATTTCAGGGTACATTTCTGTgtttaaaaactattttcataaacATAAAATCGTATGGCAATACTAGTATGATTGCATGCCAAGTAGACAACAATGCGCCAGAGGCCAAATGACAAAAAAGTAAGACACGATAGGTCAGCAAGCgaccgtcaacaatgagcaaggccaATACAAAATTTTCAGCTAGTATACCAAAATGTCTCGACCGGATAAAATgtggaacaattcaaacgaaaaaactttTAGTGTTTTATgacaagtataaatatatattgttgtaagtttttttttcatattaaaattaatTGCGCTTTCGCCTGTTTTGTAgctattgttttctttttgtcatgTGTATCCTTGCTACCTagctgccttcaacaatgagcaagccgGTACTGAAAAGCCAGCTTATATTCAAAGGCCCcagaatgaaaaatgaaaacggTTCAGTAGCCGGAATTATgctaaaatatgatttttaaatgTGTTGTGTTCTTATGGCAAACACTATTGTCATAAAAGAAATCCGATTTTGATGACAAaccttttttgtttaatttatttacatttctatTTTCGGAGAGATTATTAAGAGAGGACAAATTGTAATTATGCTTGCCTTTTTGATGAAAATCAACTTAGATTGTCCTTTTGTTGACTTTTGTGTTTCGAGTGTcgttggcttgctgtctcattgaacTACAATGAAGCATCATCTTCTTTTCTGCAGCAAATTGTTGGTTAAAatataaacctggttttatagctagctaaaagtGCATACACGTAAGAGAATAAAGAACATCCTTGTCATATTGGACTTTTTCTATTGttcatattgaaaataataatatgttttaaaattgtgtaaattttatttaaaggaaaagggTAAAAATTGCGAATTTCAAACAAAACTCGATAGTCGAACTAAAGGATAAACAATACCATAGCTTAAATAGAAAGCAGCATAAGGAAAACCATAAATCCGATCTCACAAATATCAAAAACTAAAAGTAGTTAAATCGTGAACCCCGTTATGGAATTTGGATCTGACACGCAGGTCTATATGCTGAATACAGCTTTTCTAACTGCGCTTCAGCATAAAGACACAATTGATAAAAGGGGGACTACAACAGTAGATTCATTATAAAGATATGcgttaataattttaaaaagaagatgtggtacatgtatggttgccaatgagacatctcatcattagagaccaaatgacacagaaattaacagttataggtcaccatacggccttctacaatgagataatcccataccgcaaagtcagctataaaaagaccCGAAATAAAAATAGAAACGAAAAAAAACTCGGCCTAGttaatgtacaaaaataaaatgaacgaaaaacaaatatgtaacacggatacaacgacaaacactgaattacaggctcctgacatgggatatgcacatacatacagaataagaCAACTTGACATATCTTATTTCATATACAAGGGAATGTCAGATACTAGAGTACATAACGTActtcttttttattcattttttttaaagtttgtatttatagtatttgtaaattttgaaagtAGTTCTTCAACTATTAAATTACTACCAAGTCAGTAATGTGAGCTGTTAAGTCACTTTGTTCCCTTAGTTGattcgataaataaaattgagaatggaaatgggtaatatgtcaaagacacaacaacccaaccaaagagcagaaaacagccgaataccaccaatgggtcttcaatacagcgcaaaaatgtggcggggatGAACATTTTTAAGTTCACAACCCTCCCctaaacctctagccaatgtagaaacaatacgcacagtaaaactcattttaaaagaagtccaagtccaatgtcagaataggtatCAAAAggaactaaacaaaatgacaataatacataaattaacaaaggactactagcagttactgacataccagctccattACTTAGTAACTCAATTACTTAATAAACTGATTGGAATATTATGTTCTGTCATATGAATTTCAAGCACAATCCTTTCAATTTGGGGGCTAGTATCCTgccatcatgaaatatatgagaataatataacccgtatcatgccaacaactggttttagaataaatatgcTTATTTCAGATGCAAAgatcctataagtgaatcaatattaaagccaaaatatgccatctttaatgacctgataacagtattgtaactatatcccttcttaataagtctgtttaaagttttttttagcttttgaggtgaatgccgacatgttagtgctttgtaaagaattttaccataaaaatgaatttatatatatatacctgaaTGCTTTCTTGATTTGTCAGTCATTCCggattttttgtttttggaaatACATTTGAGTTCagttcatttgaaaatatttattttaactaaACTGCGCTTCATATTAAATACGTGATTGTATTCAATACACACATTTAAAGGGTACACAATGTTGTCATATAAGCACTGTAACTTAATAAAAGGACTTCTTCCAATTTCATAGCATAAACACGTGATTTTCTAAATGCTTGTTATGATATGATTGAAACTGAACTGAACTTAAAAGAAAACATGCCCTGGCTAGGAATGCAGACTAAAGAACAACATTCTTAACGATTAATAGAACGGTTTGCACTTCCTTTTCATATGAAAGAGCCATCAGCATTATTAATTTAGATACATAacattacagggagataactctataaaagttcgatatatatatatatatatatacaactcgtctaaacatcaacccaacaatgttagatctgtaaatttgctttcgcaaacttttggttcttccctcgccgggattcgaacccatgctactgtgatatcgtgacaccaaatcgcctgcactgcagccgtcccgctagaccacacgaccacctggactctcaaaaaaagagctttcggtgggcatgtgttacctttccacgtcagttttaatctagcggcgtactacagtacatgatatataaggcatgaagatgttattgttacagatcagctaaattatctatagtaaaggatcctacaaattaatgtaagatacagtcacagaaaataattatattcataagtacgtctgagtcagtgacaaccctacaacagatgtccgatggatacatctgttgtagggttatatatatatatatatatatatatatatatgtacgtctgagtcagtgacaaccctacaacagatgtatccatcggatcgccatcaatgatggtgatacatggctgtatatatatatatatatatatatatatatatcaaatgtttaAATCCTGTTCTTTTGTTAAAGAAATACTCAGCTTCTCAATGGTCAAAATAAGTGTTTGCCAAACAGCTATATATCTAATGACATTTTTCGATCAAGTTTGTGGTTAAAGTATTATGAACTTTTTCTTTGTTTACCAAAGGGTCAAagcaaatattttgtcaaaacttaatgaaaatcAAACAGTCAAATTAATCTGAGTCAATGTGTTTGTTATCcccttatttaaaaacaaaatgtttagacTAGAAAAACACGTACAAAACGTCTTTAAGTTTGCATTTCAATACTGATTAGACTGCATATTTAGGCGGTAAATGATTCGTAATGCATTACTAATTACTAACGACCTGACTTAATATTTTATAAGAAGGTGTTAATATTTATGTAATTGAAGATGACGAAAAAACATACCCGGAGAAAATCTATGATTAATTGAATGCTATTGGCGATAAAAATCTTGTACATATCGTTAACTGTCCATATCTCAAATCATCAAATTGTCACATTTTCTGACAGTTGTGACGTGTTTCTTCCCATACAAACATATTACACATCATTTTAACCCAAAATCGGTATATAAGCTAATCAAGGTATTTCttcattcattttcaattttcgtAGAAACATGATACCCATTTTCGTTTTTGTCTATTGCATTTGTGGCTTAAATGCACAGCAATTTGGACAACAAGGACAGTTTCCAGGCCAACAAGGACAATTTCCAGGTCAACAATTTGGACAACAAGGTCAATTTCAAAATCAGCAATTTGGACAGCAAGGACAATTTCCTGGCCAGCAATTTGGTCAACAAGGACAGTTTCCTAATCAATTTGGCCAGCAAGGAATAATAGGCCAAAATGGATTTCAGAATCAAATTCCCGGACAGTTTGGTCAGCAAGGATTTAATGGAGTAAATAATTTTGCACAAAATCAACAGTTTATTCAGCAAAGTGTTGGTAATCCAAACAGTTGTCACGTAAGGTACGTAACCTATCATTGTAGTCCTGTAAAAGTAAACGAAGTCCGACTTTTTTCATGATACTTGTTTGTCATAagatgtacttttttttttttatatttttgcaacATAAAAGCCAATAGGATAACGCGAAACTGaaactgtttgaaaaaaaaacgattcAAGTTTCCCTAGTAAAATTAttcagtttttcttttaattgattttatgacTGTTTTGAGGACTACGTCCTTTCCAAACTTTTCTTATGATCATGTTTTCCCTTCTTTATGAAAACGATAACACTTTATATaactttactttttttaaaacaaaggtTCTGTATACCtatttgtgtttaattatgtCACCAATACACTACAAACTAGTATTTTGACCCTTAGATGTTTTCAACATCTATGTTGATACATAAATAGAATTACAACAGCAGTAAGAATTGCCACAATATCTAAGATGTTTTTTTCAAGGCTAATATATTCTTAGTGTAATTTAAATTAATAGAAAATGTTAGaatcttcattaaaaaaaatagttttctgctgttccttccaaaaaatattcaaaagaacTAGAAAAAGATATAAGACATGGTTTGTTTATTCCAGTAAATTGTAGTTTAGTCATAAtagtttattattaattattgtcAAACAGTAGTACCTTTTacaattttatgattatttttgtcAGGAGAAAGTTATTattatttaccatttttttctgataatttaAGAGGAAATAATTGTGACAGGACTGGGGGCCTTCAAATCAATGCCAAAACAAACAAGATTACATGTAtcataacccgaataattcagtttTTATATTCCGCTGATTTATCATTACTCTTTGAAGGAGCGATCTATTACGGGGATGGACTGCATTTTTCGGGTGAAGACTATCAttgaaaactaaacaaaatgactacgaaagaaacaaaaaattaaatgaatatagTTATATAATGTATTGTTATATTACAGAGGATGTGGAATTGGACAACAATGTGTTTACAGAAGTAACGTGGGTCTGCCTTATATATGTCCTACATGGATTCCAGTCCTCCCATGTCAATGTATTCCTGGTAAGTcagatttattcattattttgttatgatcaacacgacgggttccacatgtggaacaggatctgcgtacccttcaggagcacctgagatcaccgccagtttttggtggagttcgttttgcttagtatttttctatgctgtgttttgtgtacttttgcttgtctgtttgtctttttcttttttagtcatagcgtggtcagtttattttcgatttatgagtttgaatgtccctctggtattttttgcccctcttttataatatttataaaaccaaaaacaatgaattGTTGATCAATTTTACGTCGTAGAAGTGGATAAGCTGAATTTATTCCGTTGAAGAAAAATATAATGCTACAGTTTATGTGAATATCacaattgttataaatatttgaattgtcaAGAACAACTGTTatgtcaaattaaataaaaatggtgAAGAACTGTATGCTGCCTTCTGTATGCCATTTTTTGCCTGTACTATTGACGTAAATACTATATCTTCAagtgtatttatttcataaatattatGTGGACACGAATCTTACGGTCTCGGTCGACATTCTctcatttatattgaaaaagagtttttaaaatttcattttttttatgtattatctAATGATTACGATGCAATTGAAATGTCTTTCTACACGTTCTTCTTCTTTCTTCTCACATAAGATTTAAGACTACTTGAACATAGAATATAATAACACTTTTCTGAAGAAATACGAAAAGTGATATATTCATTCTAATGGtttatgaaattatcaatttgaacCAATGTTCCTATATTTTAACAGGCTGCAGGGCCCAGAATCAGTTTATACAAGTTGGACAAACAAAACAGATCGACACCTGCGGTAATAGATGTACTTGCAATACACAAAACGGACAGGTAGGTTCATAATAAATCAATCATTTTGTCAGGTCAAAAGTACAGACTTAGCAATGATAGTGTAACAACTTAGAAGATCTCAAACGAAATGCTatacatatattaaaatttaatttcaaaacttttttttatttacctaattttcaatggaaacaaactattttgtTCACTTCTCTTCTGAACCAAATTGGCTTTTccaaagaaataattttaaatctaaccatgaattaaaaaaaacccaccctcATACCCAAACAAAATGAATGATCGGTGTCTTAGAGATACGCTACATATAGACCTAGTCCTACAAGTGtttatgtttattaatatttCGTTTCTTATTTCAGGCGTCGTGTACACAGATTGCTTGTAATCAAGCCAGCCCTGGAACACAACCACAAACTATTGGCACGATTCCAGGTGTTGTCCCAGGGGCTATTCAGGGAGGTATTCCTGGTGCTATTGGTGGTATACCTGGTGCCATTGGTGGTGTACCTGGTCAGGTCGGAGGTATACTTCCAGGTGGTATACAAGGTGGGCCACAGGTTCCAAtcggaaagaaaaaataaatttaaaacaagaacGGAAAGTACCAAGTATATCGCATAGAGTTAAATCAAAAGACTAGCCATGAGCCATGGAGTATCGGTACATAGTGTATACAGAATATATGAGCAgagagaatgaaaaaaaaacccatagttGTATAATATGATACAAAAGTCCCATAATATAATTTGCTTTTTATACTTTCACTTTAAGTTTACTTTGTTGTATAAAGTATTGTATATAttgataatttgattttaaacagaaaaaaaccttgttttttttaaaacattttaataaaaaaaatgtgaaattaagttttatatttatattgattgattgatatatCAAATGCGATTGATACTTCAATATGAGGTTTgaatttaatttaagatttcaacTCAAGAAATTCTGTATGGAATGGTATCGGCCGCTGGGAAAACAAATAAAAGAGTCCTGGCAAGACGATAAACACATTGACATTTATGTGTTCTTAAGGTAACCTAGCAAAAGTGTCATCTTGCTACTTGCCATCTTGTCACCTTGCCAGATCCCGCCAAATGAATATGTCTATAACACTCTCTTCCCGAACAAAACGAGTTACTTCTGGATTCTGAAACAGAACAAAGCGGATATCACCAGGAAATAACTTTCAGACGAATTTCAGCTCTTTTCATATTGTTCAAGAAAACGACAAGTGAATTCTATCTTGACTGCATGCACTAATCTCTTTTCTTAAGTTGTTATATTAGAATTGCAATTACAAGGCCatgaatt
This genomic window from Mytilus galloprovincialis chromosome 9, xbMytGall1.hap1.1, whole genome shotgun sequence contains:
- the LOC143045174 gene encoding uncharacterized protein LOC143045174, which encodes MIPIFVFVYCICGLNAQQFGQQGQFPGQQGQFPGQQFGQQGQFQNQQFGQQGQFPGQQFGQQGQFPNQFGQQGIIGQNGFQNQIPGQFGQQGFNGVNNFAQNQQFIQQSVGNPNSCHVRGCGIGQQCVYRSNVGLPYICPTWIPVLPCQCIPGCRAQNQFIQVGQTKQIDTCGNRCTCNTQNGQASCTQIACNQASPGTQPQTIGTIPGVVPGAIQGGIPGAIGGIPGAIGGVPGQVGGILPGGIQGGPQVPIGKKK